The Deinococcus roseus genome contains a region encoding:
- a CDS encoding tubulin-like doman-containing protein: MQNYRVFKTLVIGLGSTGTRILESLSERIDWEVGALKRAPWVQFLAIETDGSMKSRFNGSDDFRTLGIGPDAYRDIITNPQNYNESIALETWADIDTLRKLTAGAVDTGAGNIRMVGRLALLYPKNFHDIKGAINQRLSRLRDLTIADAKRALNEHNTGIETDLMFASNASTQGEGLRVIVVGTLVGGTCSGTASDMGILLRSIMGNEEKSMAILTLPHPNYTITDESLAEIRKANAYHALVELNQYFLYEDRERYRTIKHPDQMWGQEVLPPDATPYDLAYLVEPRNNRPEDETKLNQAVADRVFLNIFYPETDPMATTVDGGDTPAKRGLAFSFATFGLSTVEYPVRRIIEACKLKVLTHALKQWKGRESEWRAQDELDQLGLTIDHLTTVLLQDDHGGSVKPAVDNKASEVVRNARKDIGRATRALEELRAAFGKEKGDGLKGLVTSTTEGNKKRVAHDLLQNLRRLVDSRLLDYDYGPNYLQVVLDSVPERLSELKGWEPAEAKANAVNGVLDQIESISRNTLLGMFFLKNKAISRLIPLLSKALNDEIKARTQIKVRDAMRDSGYGQRTESGTLSLIETELQPVRKRLQNLKRRLDDQYYLWNERRLRLEGRETSVNGLSLFDAAAGGTVDVEFQNAINDRELEKLSARVINQWTDLKKGLLPELTDPDWLIQPYATGLPPFEPLQLLPLENLAVGPFEQLRQDTRKDVVTRLYEKASPMFDPDAQIASAAKQAEIFLPVQEHLGQSDPYTPIKKRKNVISASNPNEERFARALKTWTNTNPEAKHIQGDDRYRVVMLEEWYKFSLRGSYSIAKLAMSKPDRYPTFFTRRRDDIEWTPISDKERHLLSESEKMVTLALLHEVLRLEGGKLVMEWSAGMGESTDPVQRQRKFLPRIGKASRMLAFSPRDLTGKSLSNANTIIHAQIDRRYQDIVGQYKDRQSGNQAYVLHMQKQLMEGTCRLVQDWDLRQASDAFMEYAKTKEGLLSAILTVFPPDEVLLESLHRYPGDRKPQGGHYQDHEEGYYCKKCGGLVGKTRDDALLNNLRCSYYPDEAQHPFGRAYSLIEDVIRQ, from the coding sequence CCTGGGCCGACATCGACACCCTGCGCAAATTGACCGCCGGGGCCGTGGACACCGGTGCAGGCAACATCCGCATGGTGGGCCGTCTGGCCCTGCTGTATCCCAAGAACTTCCATGACATCAAGGGTGCCATCAACCAGCGGCTTTCCCGGCTCAGGGACCTGACCATTGCCGATGCCAAACGTGCCCTGAATGAACACAACACCGGGATCGAGACCGACCTGATGTTTGCCAGCAATGCCTCCACACAGGGGGAAGGCCTGCGGGTGATCGTGGTGGGCACCCTGGTGGGGGGCACCTGCAGCGGCACGGCTTCTGACATGGGAATCTTGCTGCGTTCGATCATGGGCAATGAAGAGAAGTCCATGGCAATCCTCACCCTTCCCCACCCGAATTACACCATCACCGATGAATCGCTGGCCGAGATCCGCAAGGCCAACGCCTACCACGCCCTGGTGGAACTGAACCAGTACTTTCTGTACGAGGACCGCGAGCGCTACAGGACCATCAAGCACCCCGACCAGATGTGGGGCCAGGAGGTGCTGCCCCCAGACGCCACCCCTTATGACCTGGCTTACCTGGTCGAACCCCGCAACAACCGCCCGGAAGACGAAACCAAACTGAACCAGGCGGTGGCAGACCGGGTGTTTCTGAACATTTTCTATCCCGAAACCGATCCGATGGCCACCACGGTGGACGGCGGAGACACCCCGGCCAAAAGGGGCCTGGCCTTCTCCTTTGCCACTTTTGGTCTGTCCACGGTGGAGTATCCGGTGCGCCGCATCATTGAGGCCTGCAAACTGAAGGTGCTGACCCACGCTTTGAAACAATGGAAAGGTCGGGAATCCGAATGGCGTGCCCAGGATGAGTTGGACCAGCTTGGCCTCACCATTGATCACCTCACCACCGTGCTGTTGCAAGACGACCATGGAGGCAGCGTGAAGCCTGCTGTGGACAACAAAGCCAGTGAGGTGGTGCGTAACGCCCGCAAGGACATTGGCCGGGCCACCCGGGCCCTCGAAGAACTGCGGGCAGCCTTTGGCAAGGAAAAAGGAGATGGCCTGAAGGGTCTGGTCACCTCCACCACCGAGGGAAACAAGAAAAGGGTGGCCCACGACCTCTTGCAGAACCTGCGCCGTCTGGTGGACAGCCGTCTGCTGGATTATGATTACGGCCCCAATTACCTGCAAGTGGTGCTGGACTCGGTTCCCGAGAGGCTTTCTGAATTGAAAGGCTGGGAACCTGCCGAGGCCAAAGCCAACGCGGTGAACGGGGTGCTGGACCAGATTGAAAGCATCTCGCGCAACACCCTGCTGGGCATGTTCTTCCTGAAAAACAAGGCCATCTCCCGCCTGATCCCGCTGCTCAGCAAGGCACTGAACGATGAAATCAAGGCCCGCACCCAGATCAAGGTCCGGGACGCCATGCGCGATTCGGGATACGGACAGCGCACCGAATCAGGCACGCTGTCCCTGATCGAGACCGAACTGCAACCTGTACGCAAACGGCTGCAGAACCTCAAACGCCGTCTGGACGACCAGTATTACCTGTGGAACGAGCGCCGCCTCAGGCTGGAAGGACGCGAAACCTCCGTGAACGGCCTGTCCCTGTTTGATGCTGCCGCTGGAGGCACCGTCGATGTGGAGTTCCAGAACGCCATCAATGACCGGGAACTGGAAAAACTCTCGGCCCGGGTGATCAACCAGTGGACCGACCTCAAAAAAGGGCTGCTTCCCGAACTCACCGATCCAGACTGGCTGATCCAGCCTTACGCAACCGGACTGCCACCTTTTGAACCCCTGCAACTGTTGCCCCTGGAAAACCTGGCGGTGGGTCCTTTTGAGCAACTCAGGCAGGACACCCGCAAGGATGTGGTCACCCGCCTGTACGAGAAGGCCTCCCCAATGTTCGACCCGGACGCCCAGATTGCCAGTGCTGCCAAACAGGCCGAAATCTTCCTGCCCGTGCAGGAACACCTCGGGCAGTCTGATCCTTACACCCCCATCAAGAAGCGCAAAAATGTGATCTCTGCCAGCAATCCCAACGAGGAGCGCTTTGCCCGTGCCCTCAAAACCTGGACCAACACCAACCCCGAAGCCAAACACATCCAGGGGGATGACCGCTACCGGGTGGTGATGCTCGAAGAGTGGTACAAATTCAGTTTGCGCGGCTCTTATTCGATTGCCAAACTGGCCATGTCCAAACCCGACCGTTACCCCACCTTTTTCACCCGCAGGCGGGACGACATCGAATGGACCCCGATTTCCGACAAAGAGCGTCACCTGCTCAGCGAGAGCGAAAAAATGGTCACCCTGGCCCTCTTGCACGAGGTGCTGCGTCTGGAAGGGGGCAAACTGGTGATGGAATGGAGTGCTGGGATGGGAGAAAGCACCGATCCGGTGCAACGCCAGCGCAAATTCCTGCCCCGCATTGGCAAAGCCAGTCGCATGCTGGCCTTCAGTCCCAGGGACCTCACAGGAAAGAGCCTCAGCAACGCCAACACCATCATCCATGCCCAGATTGACCGCAGGTACCAGGACATTGTGGGCCAGTACAAGGACCGCCAGAGCGGCAATCAGGCTTACGTGCTGCACATGCAAAAACAGTTGATGGAAGGCACCTGCCGTCTGGTGCAGGACTGGGACCTCCGGCAGGCCAGCGACGCTTTCATGGAGTATGCCAAAACCAAAGAAGGGCTGCTCTCTGCCATCCTGACGGTGTTCCCTCCAGACGAGGTGCTGCTGGAAAGCCTGCACCGCTACCCCGGAGACCGCAAACCCCAGGGCGGGCATTACCAGGACCACGAAGAGGGCTACTACTGCAAGAAATGTGGAGGCCTGGTGGGCAAAACCCGCGATGATGCCCTCCTCAACAACCTGCGCTGCAGCTACTACCCCGATGAGGCCCAGCACCCCTTTGGCCGGGCCTACAGCCTGATCGAGGATGTCATCCGTCAATGA
- a CDS encoding OmpA family protein: protein MIRKQREIETNTYLAFSDLMLNLVFVLVFFIAGILVVGQAGWDQVRYRKAQDAVYAAITHSDLKNKPIYLPPTRRNDPPGVQRWAFPAQKMFKSGTAELSADGKNILVSFARVLKQNQLWKRIRIEGHTQTTRTGTKESWALSAARASAVADAIYSEGGIPSFYLAVAARGGQTPFKGIKFDRENDRVEVVIEYSQKAFQ, encoded by the coding sequence GTGATCCGCAAACAGCGGGAAATCGAGACCAACACCTACCTGGCTTTCAGCGACCTGATGCTGAACCTGGTGTTCGTGCTGGTCTTCTTCATTGCTGGCATTCTGGTGGTGGGGCAGGCAGGCTGGGACCAGGTCAGATACCGCAAAGCGCAGGACGCCGTTTATGCTGCCATCACCCACTCCGACCTGAAAAACAAACCCATTTATTTGCCTCCCACCCGCAGAAACGACCCTCCAGGGGTGCAGCGCTGGGCGTTTCCGGCCCAGAAAATGTTCAAAAGTGGCACAGCAGAACTGTCTGCAGATGGCAAAAACATCCTGGTGAGTTTTGCACGGGTGCTCAAGCAAAACCAGCTGTGGAAACGCATCCGCATTGAGGGGCACACCCAGACCACCAGAACGGGCACCAAAGAAAGCTGGGCGCTGTCTGCGGCCCGTGCCAGTGCAGTTGCAGATGCCATCTACTCTGAAGGGGGCATTCCCTCTTTTTATCTGGCGGTGGCGGCCCGTGGCGGCCAGACCCCCTTCAAGGGCATCAAATTCGACAGAGAGAATGACCGGGTGGAAGTGGTCATCGAGTACTCCCAGAAAGCCTTCCAGTGA